In the Bos mutus isolate GX-2022 chromosome 15, NWIPB_WYAK_1.1, whole genome shotgun sequence genome, ACATTATGGACCGCATTCTTCTGTTGTGAGGGACGGTCCTGTGTGCTGTCgaacagcatccctggcttctgcGCACTAGAAGCAGGTAGCACGATACCAGTTGCGACAATCAAAAATATCTCTGCCAACTGTCCGGAGGGGTAAAATCAAGCCCAAGTGAAAACCCCTGGCCTAGGCCAGTGTACCCCCAAGATGTGAGGAGAACAGAGGGGAAAGAGACAAGGATAGGGACTTGGGAGAGCTCACGGAGCTGAGCAACATAACTAGAGTTAAACAAAGCAGCATCACAGCTTCCCACTCACTACCTCCCACTCCAGAGGCCTACAGGAGCCCACCCAGTGGCTGATCTGGGTTGGGGGGGGCTGCAGCTCAGGAAGATTCCAAAACCGAAAGTGCAAACCCACCCAACACCACCGCCACACATGGCTGATGGGTAGAAGCACAAAACCAGGCCCACTCGGAGAGCTGCCAAATCTAGCCCCACACTCAGCACCCACAGCTCAGGCCTAGGGCAGCCGCATTCCCAGAGCTAGAGCAGACACACTCACTCACTGATTCATGAAATAATGACAAGGCCCCATacagcctcccctccccttctcctccacactACCCTGCCCCCCAGACCAGTCATACATATCCAGGCAGGCCCCAGTCTCAGTCCTGGGATTCAGAAAGTCCCCATAAGGAAGCTGCTGGGCATCCCCCCACACAGGCCATCAGTTCCTCTGGCCCCGGCTCTGAGTCAGATACCTGATCCCTTCATAAACACAAATGCACACAACCTTGGAATGTACACCCTCACGCCTGCCTGGAGGATGCCTGACCCGGTCTACCAGAGACTCTGCATTTTCCCCAATTACAGCCACCCGGGGCAGCAGGACCCCACATACTCTGCCCCCAGACACACAGCAGGAAGGAAGTGCTCCCAGCATCCTTCATTAAGTCCGGCAGAAAGCCAAGGTCCTCACTCTGGGGGGCGCTGGCGTCCCACGGTCCCAGGCCCTACCCCCACAACACTCAAGGAAGCCCGGGCCGTGCCCCCGCCCGCTCGGAGCCCCGGCCCCACTCACAGGACGCAGAGAGCAAAGGCTCCCGCCACGCTCTCGCTGTCTCGGACCAGGAAGCTGCCATCGCGGCCTGCCCGGGCCAGCAGCTCCTCGGCGGCGGCGCGGCTCAGGTCGCGGTGGTACCAGGCGGGGGCCGGGCTGCCCAAAGCGGCCCCCGGCCCAGCGCCCCCCGGGCCCGGCGCTCCGCACGCGGAGGCCATGGCCCGCGCAGGGCTCAGCGCCGCCCGCGCCCACCGTCCCGCGCCATCCGCCCCGGGACGCTCGGGGCTGAGGCTGGGACCGGGCCCGGGTCCCGGGGCTAAGGATCCGCCGGCGAGGCCGACCCGGAGATCGGAGCTCCGCGTTCCGCCGCGCTTGCCGCCGGGTTTGCCGCGCAGCCGACGCCGCCAGCAGCGCCGGCCTCAacttgaagagaaagaaaagtttgttcagaggcggcgggggaggggcaggagcgGAGCGCCGTGCCGAGCGgccggcccccacccccaccgctcGGCCCGAGGCTCGacccgcccctgcccccaccctcttccccatGGGGAAGTTGCCCTCTGCATCCCACAGGACCCAGGACCCCCCAAGTCCCAGGGCCTCTCAAACCCCACATGATCCTGCCCCGCCATCACCAGAGGCGATCCAGCTCCTAACCCCCGCATCGAAGCCCAAGTCCCCCCCATCCTGCGCCCGACACTTCGGGATCCCGACCCCTTCCTTCTACACTGGCAATTATACAACCCCTCAACTCCCATAAACGTTTGATCCCACCCTCAAATCCTTTCCATTCGGACTCCCTACAGACTCGTAGGATCGAGTTATCAAAATCTGCAAAGGATCCCATGATGAACCTCCTGCCGTCCCCTCTCTCCATCATCCCCAACTCCCTTGAAATCCCCTCTTAGACCTGAACCCCCAAACTACTGGGTCCAAATCCCGTGGGGGGATCCCTACAAACCCCCAGAAGAGCTCCAGTGTCCTCGAATCCCCAAGCACCGTCCCTGCCAGCCCCTCTCAGCCCAGGCAGAGCCCTTCCCCCTCTCGGCCAAGTTCCCTGGCACCATCCCCCATACCCGCAGGCCCGGGCCTTGAGGGGTTCAGCAGTCAAGAGAGCAGGCCTCCTTTTGCCCACACAGAAGAAAGTTCCCTCAGCCCCCAGGGCTCCCGACCTATCCCTAGAGCCTCGGCTGCCGTACTCAGACTCCCACCTCCTGGGCTGCTCCGAAGCCCCCTTCCCCGGGGAAGCGGCCCTGGACTCTCAGCGGCCACTTAAGATGGCCATCCTCCGCCGCCGCACCCCCCTCGCCTTCCGCCCCGCCCGCCGCTCCGCCCCCGCGGCTCTCCGCGGAGCCGGGGGTAGCACCCGCGCGCCCCGCCTCGCCCGGGCCCAGCGCCTTGATCCCAGAGCTGCTGACCGGCCGATTGACCTCGGGCAGGTCACGGCGCCTCTCCGAGCCTCGCCTTCCggctctgtaaaatggggataacgtTTTGAGGGCAGAGTCCACGGGACTGTGCTTGTAAAGCTCTCGGCACGGGGCCCGGCATCCAGTGGGCGCTCCCGAAAGGcggctatttttattattaattaaggaGTAACGAAGGTGACAGCTGTGTAAACTGTAAAGCGCGGCGGCGGAACGAACGGGTATTATTAgcacccgcccccgccccagctACTCCCTCCAAGTCAACAAACTTGAGCCTTGTGGGCGGGACGCGGAGCCAGGAGCCCCCTAGACCGGGTTCGCTCCGTCGTCCCCTGGCCTCTTCCCCTCCCACCAGGAGAGGTAGGGCCCACGGGCCGCCCGGAAAGGTCAGCAGCTCTTAGGAGGGTCTGGCCCACCCCTCCCCAAAAAAAGACCTAGCCGGTGGCGGCGTCTCCTGGGAGTCCGCTTcctgccccgcccctccgccccctGGATCCTTAAAGGCACAGGCCTCCCGCCTGGTTCCCACTGCCGCCAACTCAGGCCGCTGTCAAAGGATCCCCTTTAACCTGGGAACTTTCACTTTGCTGAATAAAATCTGTGTTTGGGTCAATTTCAAAGAGttcctttctctgtttcaaaTATACAGTGACTTTACCCAGCTGGAGCAAAACCAGGGACGTGGAGAGGGGCCTGTAGGGCCTTCCAGACTAGATAAACGTAATGACTGAGACCCACCCACGCGAAACAGTGTCTCAAGACCTCTCCAGTAACCCAATTACTCGTCCTCTAATCTGTGGCCAACTTCCCCCTTCAGTAACCTCTTGTTATGAGGAGGCGAGAGAGACCTAGACTGAGTCTTCACTCCTGGCTTCTAGTTTCAAGTTGAGGACACCACCTGCCTGGAGTTCTCATTCAGGTACCTGCGCCTCTCTGAAGATAACTGTGGTTGGGATGTGGAGACAAAGGCTTCCTCCAAGGGGAAGCCGGAGACCCTGAGATAAACTGAGGCCCAATTCCTGGGGGCTGTGTAACGACAGAGCAATCCTCCAGGAGAGGCACACCTACTAGTCCTGGAGGGGACAAAGGTACCTACCAATCCTGGAGGGGACAAAGGTGTCGGGGATAGTTCCCGCCTCTGAGAAGCCCTAAGAGTTTCCGCCCCTCTTCCAGGACTCAGCAGAGCTGAACTAGGGCTAGAATCTGCAGTGTTTGCTCTGCAGGAACCTCACTAACTGCCTTCTTCTCTGAGGTGCCAAGCCCCAACTCTGCCCCTTCAGTCAGTATCATGGGTGAatttgtttacacacacacacacacacacacacccccagctTTCCCTGGACTCCAATCCCCAGTTTTCCCATATCAGCACAAGGGAGCACAGAGCCTGGGGAAAAGGGCTTCCTCTGGGACCCAATATAAATAATGAAGTCCTGGACTTGGCTGTCTCATTTGGGGCTACAAGGGCCACAGGATCCCTGAGGACTAATAATGTGCAGGCACTGGGCACACATGCTTTCTAGGCAACATTTCACAACTATGAGAGAAGGAAGGATTATTATCTTCACTTTATTGAGAAGGAAACTGGTTTAAGAAAAGTTAAGCAACTGATTCATTTTCACATAGTGAGTAGCAGAACAAGCTCATGTTTTGTTTCTCTAATCTGAAGGAATCCAAAAACTGTGGAATCTGCCCTCTACCACACACAAACTCAGAACCAAAATAATTCATCAGACTCAGATGTGTTGGGTCTATTTGTTAGAAGTGGCTGTCAGAGAAACCCCAAGCCCCATCCTGGAGCAGGAACTGGATGACAAAGGGATGGATGATGAATGGAAGCATGCTGACGGCTCCCTCATTTGTGGGAGCTGAACTGAGCCCAGCCTGGTCATCAAACCTGGGGACAGGCTGGACTCAGTCATGGAGCCAGAGTGACAGCATCAGGGCCAGGCAGAGCAAGAGAGGTCTAATACCCTGGGGCCAGGCCTCAGCAGTCAAGGCCAAGGCATAGAATCTCGCCACCTCCTCATTGGGGTTGCCCAGGGCAGGGTCGAACCACATCTGGATGCAGCGGCCACTGCCCCGGCTGTAATTGCTGAGCTTGTAGGAGTGACTCCAGAGACCTTCACACAGGGCTGCAGGTGTGGGGAAGTAGGCCTCAAATGTGCGGCAGATGGTCCCAGTTGGACACTTATTAGATCCTGCAGGGGGAGAGAGGGTGGGCACATACATTCTGTCCCTAGGCCTAAAGCTTAACTCTGGCCACCCCTAGGAATCCTTGCTCAACCCCAAATCCTCAGACCCCCATTCTCCACCCCACACCTCCatctccccgccccccagccctcaCCTGAGGTCCAGTCCCAGCCTCTGTGCCAGTTGCTCTTGCAGGTGTAGGAGGTACGGCAGTCTTCCCACCAGCTCTGACAGTCCTCTTTGCACAGGGGCACGTTCAGGAACCGTTCTTTGCGCCACTTCTGGTTCACCTGGGGGAGAAGGTAGGGGCAGGGAGGCTCAGTCAGCCAAGGATGTTGGTAGGAACAGCTGTGACTGAGTTGGGGGCAGCCTGCTGGGGTGAAAGGAGGGAGACCCCAGTACCTCCTGGATCCAGGGCCCCAGATTGGGTGAGCACTCGTACAAACAGTTGTCCTGAATGAAGTGgcgctggcaggcgggttccaTCTTGCCACAGTGGTCCCAGGTAAAGTTATACAAGGAGGAGGTGTCCTTGTGCAGCTCCTGGCTGACTCTGGCAGAGCAGCAGGCGTTCTTCTTCCAGGGGGtgcactgggtcgggaagacatGAGACTAATTGCCTCCTCTGCCACCTCCAGCCTCTTCCCATTTGGCTCTTCTTGTTCTCCTGTCTCAGGCAGGTTGTCCTAAGAATGTTCACTATTAGGACCCTTCTGTCCTTGGCCTCCAGAAACTCCTGTCTTGGGGCAGACACAGTTACAAGACTGATGGGGGCAGTGAGAGCCTGGGAGAAGCCCTGTCTTGGGAAGACAATAGCTATCATTTATACAGTGCTTGACACTTCATacaaagtaatttatttattccCTAAAAAATAATTACTGAGTACTTATTTTATGCAAGTTACTGTTTGAGATACTGGGAATACAGAAGAGAACAAAACAGGCAGAAATATATGTTCTGGTCAAGGGAGACAGTAAGaagctaaaagagaaaaaaatcaggatCTGATCAATTATATGGATAAAATAACAGCAGGGAATAGAAATATGGAATGATTGTTGAAATTTGAAAGAGGGTGGTTGTATTAAGCCTCATTGGAAGGTGGCTTTTCGAGCAGAGGAGGAAAGGTGTGCTGCATCACAGCATGCAGTAATATATGTTGACATCTCTCACCTTTTAAACCCCTGGGAGTGCCCACCTCAatcctacccccaccccatcacAGGGGCAAGTCCTGTCCAAATCCTCTGGGTGTCCACgtgcttctctgggcctcagtgtcctcctTTGTATCAGGTGGAGGAGAACATCATCTACCCATATCGTGGGACCTCTGGGAATACGAAACCATGCACAGAACACACATGACACCTGGGAGGCGCTCAGTAAGTGTTTATTCCACGTTGTTGCCAACATGGGATCCTATTCTGAGCAGGCCACCTCTGAAATCACATCAACTGCACCCCATCCTGCCTTCATCTTCTCCCACAATGGTAACTCAGGATGTGAGTGTATAATGGAAGGGCTTGACCCCtcaacccctcccccaccaccctgaCTTCCTCTTCCTTGTCTGAACAAGCCCCCTCCCAACCCAGAGCCACACTCCATCCTCACTTGGTTGTGCAGCTTGTCCTCAGGGCCGGGTTCTGCCTTGTGGTGCTTGGCATCCATGCAGACGTTGAGCAGGTCTGTCCGGGTCCGGGCACTGCACACAGAGGTCATCCAACCCAGAAAAAGCAGAAGTGGTGTCAGTTTCCAGGGCATGTCTTTCCTTTCCTGCAGAGTCAGCTGTGGAGGAGACCAAAGTCTGAAGGGAGAGAGCCCCTCGCAGGGTCCCCGCTTTGCCTCCTGCCCCAGTCTCCCCAACTCCACGGTGAAGGATGGGGTCAGATCCTGTTCCTTCAGTGTTGGGGTCCTGAGGCTCCTTGAGGCTGGAGTAGAGAAGATTGGCAAGGGCACCGGCTCCCTCACTGTAAGCTTGGGGAGCTCAAAAGGGGATCTGGGATTAGATTCcctgggggaatcttcccaagttGGA is a window encoding:
- the FOLR2 gene encoding folate receptor beta isoform X1, which translates into the protein MPWKLTPLLLFLGWMTSVCSARTRTDLLNVCMDAKHHKAEPGPEDKLHNQCTPWKKNACCSARVSQELHKDTSSLYNFTWDHCGKMEPACQRHFIQDNCLYECSPNLGPWIQEVNQKWRKERFLNVPLCKEDCQSWWEDCRTSYTCKSNWHRGWDWTSGSNKCPTGTICRTFEAYFPTPAALCEGLWSHSYKLSNYSRGSGRCIQMWFDPALGNPNEEVARFYALALTAEAWPQGIRPLLLCLALMLSLWLHD
- the FOLR2 gene encoding folate receptor beta isoform X2 — translated: MDAKHHKAEPGPEDKLHNQCTPWKKNACCSARVSQELHKDTSSLYNFTWDHCGKMEPACQRHFIQDNCLYECSPNLGPWIQEVNQKWRKERFLNVPLCKEDCQSWWEDCRTSYTCKSNWHRGWDWTSGSNKCPTGTICRTFEAYFPTPAALCEGLWSHSYKLSNYSRGSGRCIQMWFDPALGNPNEEVARFYALALTAEAWPQGIRPLLLCLALMLSLWLHD